The DNA sequence ATTTTTAGAGCGCTTCAGGGTATTCGTGATTTTGACAAACGCTTGCATTTGTTCGAGAGTACCGATCCTGCATCCATTCGCTCTACGCTCAATAAACTAGACATTAAAAATACCCACTTTTTTGTCATCAGTAAATCAGGCACAACGATTGAGACAATCTCCGTTTACAAATATGTTCTCTCCCTTTTAAAAGCTAAAGATATTTCACTTGATTATCGCTTTACCTTTGTCACCGATGATGGTTCAAAACTAGAAGCACATGCTAAAACATTTAACTCGTTTGTTCTACACATTCCGGTTAATGTCGGTGGACGTTTTTCTGTTTTAAGTGCGGCAGGACTTGCACCTCTTTTATTGGTTGGTGTGGATATTCAAAGACTGCTTGATGGTGCTAAAGCGATTAAAAAAAGCTTCTTTGAAGATGGTTACATCAAAGAGACGTTGATGAAAAAAGCGACCTATTACGCTAAAAACTCAATGCACTACAACATCAACACGCTTTTTGCGTATTCAGAGAGTTTGGATTGTTTTACGGACTGGTATGTTCAGCTTTGGGGTGAGAGTTTGGGTAAAAAACAGCGCCACAGCAGCTTTAACGTAGGTCTGACACCGGTAGGGCTTATTGGTCCAAAAGATCAACACTCGTTCTTACAGCTCATTGTTGAAGGACTTCGCGATAAAAGTGTTACCGTACTTAAAATCGAAAATTTTGACGATAAGATCAAAATACCTGCCATTACGCTTAAAGAACTTGAGAACTTGGATTTGATGAATGGCATTGCGTTTTGCGATCTCATTAATATGCAAGCAGATTCGACCATTGAAGCACTTCTTGATAAAAAAGATATTCCAATCGACACAATTACCCTTCAACATATTGATGAAGAAAACATCGGAAAGTTGATTTTCTATTATGAGCTTTTAACATCACTTGTTGGTCAAATGATGAATGTTAATACTTACGATCAACCCGGTGTTGAGAGCGGTAAGAAGATATTAGAAGGAAAACTTCTCGAAGAGAAGAAAAATACAGGTAAAAAAGCTCACTAGACTTTTAGGCTGGGAAGAAATTCCCAGCTTTTTAAACTGCAGTAAAGACGAGCGCTTGCTCGTAAAGTGATGAACCCATTTTCCCCCACATTGAAAACAGATGCATTTCTTTCTCACCTAGATGAAATTTTTGTGCAATTTTATCCATAATTTTGTGTTCATAAATACCAAATTGATCATCAATATGCACCAAGACCATCAGCGCAAGGGCAGCAATTTTTTGACTTTGTGCTGATCTAAAAACAGTTAAAGTATCTTCCAAGACAAAATGTTCCAAGTTAATTTCGATATTTTCAATGCCCATTTCGGTGCAGTATTCATCTATCACTTCACGCTCTTTGGGACCGTATTCTCCATCTTGTTTTGCAACATATTGCGCGAGTTGTAAAAAAGCAAATTTTTCTTCAGTTTTGAGTTTCATAAGTAACAATTTGTACTCCTTTAATATTGGATCGATGAAATTATAGTAAAACATTTTAAATAAATATTAATAAACATGCTAAAATGAGCAAAGTGTATTTCAAAAGGATATGCCAAATGGATAAAAAACGACGTAAAAGCGAAAAGATTTTAGAGGCAGCATTGATGCTGTTTTCAACACAAGGTTTTTATGCAACTACAATTCCCGATATTGCCAAAGCGATGGGTATGAGTGTCGGCAACATCTATAATTATTTTTCCTCCAAAGAGTTGCTTGCTAAAGAGATCATCAAGTACTCATCCGATATTTTAGGCGCTGAAATTCGTACAGTCAATGAAGAAGAGTGTCCCATTAAAGAAAAAATACGAAAAATCGTTGCTGTTTATTTTGAAATGGCTTCTTCCAAACCTCAGCATATTAACTACTTTTTACGTGTTTATTTAGCCAATAAAGAGGTCTTTAAAGATGGTTGCGAAGGGATGCTTTGTGTTTCGTCATTTGTAACGGAATTGATGATCTTTTTTGAAGATGGTGTCTCCAAAAAAGAGCTACGTAATCAAGATTTCTTCTCGGCTTTTGGTCTTTTTATGGGGTATCTAGGTGGTTTTGTTTTCCTCAATGGCGAGGGGGTTTTGGATAAAGATCTCAGGCATTATGTGGATGACATATCTTTAAATATTTACAATGCGTTAAAACAATAGTCAATGTCTCGCAAATCCTCTATTGTCTGGCTACAAGGTCTTACATGTAATGGCAACAGCCACTCTTTTTTGAACTACCCGCAAATGGCAAGTTTTGCAGCTTCTTTTGAAATGCTTTATCATCCTTTAATATGTGGCGCGCAGAGTTTTGAAACACTGCTGCAAAGTGATGAGCCATTTGATTTTTTGATTTTAGAAGGTGCGTTAAGCCATGATGAGCGTTTGCTTCAAAGGTTTAATACCCCTTTTTACGAGATACTGGATAATTTTGCAAGCAGAGCCAAGCATATTATCTGTGCAGGTAGTTGTGCTAGTTTTGGGGGTATTTTTAGACTGCGTGATCCTGAGTTAATTTCGGGAGCTCTTTTTAATGGAAAAGAGAGGGGCGGCTATTGGCTTGAAAAAAGAAATGTAATTAATATTCCAGGATGTCCTGTGCATCCTAGGTGGCTGGTTGAAACACTTTTAGAGCTGCACCAAGGCAATCAATTGCTTTTAGATGAACTTTTACGCCCTAAGGAAATTTTTGCTTACTTGGCGCATCACGGTTGTTTGCGTAATGAATATTTTGAATGGAAAGTTGACAGTAAACAACTAGGGGAAAGAGAGGGGTGTCTGTTTTATGAGCATGGCTGTCAAGGCCCTATGAGCCATGCCAATTGTAACAAAATTCTTTGGAATTCTGTCAGTTCTAAAACCAGAGCAGGTTCTCCTTGTTTAGGCTGTACGGAGTTTGATTTTCCTCACATGGCACTCTTTGAAACACAAAAAAATATGTCTTTACCTCAAACGCCTTTTGGCATCAGCAAACGTGCTTATTATAGCCTTGCTGGTATTGCCAAAAGCTTTAAGATTGAAAGACTTGAAAAGAAGTTGATAGATGAAGATCACTAAAGAGATCATACAACGAATCGAAGGAGAGGCAACCTTAGAGCTTGAATGGGAAAATGAGCGTGTTAATTTTGCTAAAATCAAATTTTTTAACTATCGTGGCATTGAGGAGATTTTACAAAAACGTCCTTTATTAGATGCGCTTGTCTTGACACCTCGTGTATGTGGCATCTGTTCTCATTCTCATGCGATGGCGTCTGTCTTAGCTATGGAATCTCTTTTAGCGAACACTGGGGAGGTTTTACATGTAAGCCAAAAAGCCAAAGATATTCGTGAAATTGCACTCAATGCCGAGAAAATTCATAATCATATCAAATGGTATTTTTTCACGATTCTTCCAGAGCTCAAAAAAATAGCCGATCCATCTTATGAGGGTAATGCTTTTAAAGAGAAACTTTGGTATCATGCTCAACAAGCTGTGATGGAGAGTTTGAGCATGGGATCGCATTTTTCTGGGCAATGGCCTCATGGCTCCTTTGTGATGCCAGGTGGTGTTACATGCGATCCTCTAAAAAGTGATGTCATAAATGCATTAGGGTATCTAGATCGTGTCATTGCTTTTTGTGAGGAGCACTTATACGGTATGGAACTTGAGGAATTTTTGAGTTTTGACTCAGCTTTGCAAGTCATGTCAGCTCCCTGCGCACTTGCCTATGGTATTGATGAAATGCTCAAATATGGTTTTGATAGTTTAGGCCGAAGTTATGATCGTTTTCTTGCTTTAGGCGAGTCTTTTATGTATGAAGGAGCTCTTAAAGCTAGTAAAACAACGGTTTTAAGTGCAGATATTAAGTATGTGCATGAAAGTTTAGATCACACTTTTTTTGCGGACAAATACAAAGGTTATACCTATTCTAAGAGTGCTCTGTATAAAAAAAGTTATTTTGAAGTAGGACCATTGGCGCGTTTGATGGTAGCGAAAGAGCCTTTGATGCGGGATTTCCACAGAAGATTTAAAGATGCTGTGTTAACACGCGTTGTTGCCCGTGTCATTGAATGTGCCCATTTACTCTCGCGGACGAAAACACTCCTTTTAGAACTCAATCTAAAAGAGCCTTCTTTTTCGCCTCCTAAACAAGATATTCACACGTTGAGTGGCGAAGGCATGGGCGTGATTGAAGCGCCACGAGGAACACTCATTCATCAAGTTTCGGCGCATCATGGAATGATTAAGTCTTATAACATTATCACCCCAACGGTTTGGAATCTTGGTAATGGAGATAGAGATAATCCTGCGACGGCACAAAAAGCACTTATTGGTCTAAATTCATTTACCAAAGCGGACTTTATCCTCAAAAGTTTTGATGTTTGTTCGGTTTGTACTACTCAATAATAAATCGTTGGTCGTGTGACAATTTAGCCATTTTTAATATAATACTCTTTTTATCCTCTTTTTTTGTTACGTATTTACTCCCTTTGATTAAAAAAGCCTTAATTCCTTGTATTCCCAGCATATTGTGAAACATTTTTTGATTTAATTCTTAATGAATAGTCATTCAGGTAAATAACTATTGCCTGAATGGAGAGTCAAAATTGATCTTGGAAAATTTACACAGGAGAAACTGATGGAACACGCAAAACTGTACGAAAGGCTTGCTGAGAGACTTAGCAATCTTGAGAAGTTCCCCCGAATTAAGGAGGAAAAATCTATTGCGGCATTGATGGAAGAACATGGTATCAGCCGTAGAGATTTTATGAAGTGGGCAGCAGGTGTTACTGCAATGTTGTCTTTACCTTCAGAATTTACGCCACTTATGGCGCAAGCTGCTGAGCTCACAGATCGTTTGCCGGTCGTTTGGTTGCACATGGCAGAATGTACTGGTTGTAGTGAAAGTTTGTTAAGAACAGACGCTCCAACAATTGATAGTTTGATCTTTGATCACATCTCATTAGAGTATCATGAGACTTTAATGGTAGCTGCTGGTTGGCAAGCTGAGCACAATTTAGAGAGTGCTATTGAGAAATACAAAGGTAAATTCATTTTAATGGTTGAGGGTGGTATTCCAGCTGGAAGCAGCGAATTCTTCTTAACTGTTGGACCACACGGACAAACAGGTCAAAAAAGTGCTCAAAAAGCAGCAGATGCTGCAGCAGCAATTTTTGCTATTGGTTCTTGTTCAAGTTTTGGTGGTATCCAAGCGGCTCATCCAAACCCAACCAATGCTCAACCTCTTAGCAAAGTAACAAATAAACCCGTTATTAATGTTCCAGGCTGTCCTCCAAGTGAGAAAAATATTGTTGGTAACGTATTACACTATATTCTTTTTGGAACCCTTCCAGCACTTGATGCTTACAATCGTCCAAAATGGGCTTATGGTCTTAGAATTCATGATCTTTGCGAAAGACGTGGTCACTTTGACGCGGGTGAATTCGTTCAAGAGTTCGGCGATGCAGGTGCTAAAAAAGGTTTCTGTCTTTATAAAGTGGGTTGTAAAGGTCCTTATACCTTTAATAACTGTTCACGCGAGAGATTTAACCAACATACTTCTTGGCCAGTTCAAGCAGGTCACGGTTGTATCGGTTGTTCAGAACCAGGCTTCTGGGACAATATGGGACCATTTGAAGAGCCTCTAGGTGATAGACTTTACCATACAGTTTACGGTGAAGGTGCTGATAAAACTGCTGATAAAGTCGGTGTTGCACTTCTGACTGCAACTGCGGTAGGTATTGCGGCTCATGCAGCAATTGCTGCGGTTAAGGGCAGTGGAAAAACTGAAGAATAATAGAAGGATAAGAGAATGAGTAAAAGAATCGTAGTAGATCCAATAACCAGAATCGAAGGTCACTTAAGGGTTGAAGTTATCGTTGACGATAACAACGTTGTAACAGAAGCATACTCTTCTTCAACACTTTGGAGAGGTATCGAGACTATCCTTAAAGGCAGAGATCCTAGAGATGCTGGCTTTATGGTACAAAGAATTTGTGGTGTTTGTACATACTCACACTACAAAGCAGGTATTATGGCAGTTGAAGATGCTCTAGGAATTGAGCCTCCTCTTAATGCAAAATTGACACGTACATTGATGAACAATGCACTTTTCTTGCATGATCACGTTGTACACTTCTATCATCTCCATGGTCTTGACTGGGTTGATGTTGTTTCAGCTCTTAAAGCAGATCCTCGTAAAGCAGCAGAAGAAGCATTTAAATATACAGATGCACCTATTGCGTGTGGTGCAGATATTCTTATGGCAACTCAAAAAAGAGTGGCAGAATTCGTCAAAAAAGGAAACCTTGGACCATTTGCTAATGCTTATTGGGGACATGCAACCTACAAATTGACACCTGAGCAAAACTTGATTGCCGTTTCTCACTACCTTAAAGCACTTGAACTTCAAAGAACAGTCGCTCAAATGATGGCTATCTTTGGTGCAAAACAACCGCATCCACAAAGCTTAACCGTTGGTGGTGTAACCTGTGTTATGGATCTTCAATCTCCTTCACGTTTAGGCGAGTACATGACGAAATTTAAAGAGATTGCAGATTTCGTTAACCGTGCTTACTATCCTGACGTTGTTATGGCTGGAAAAGCGTATGCTGGCGAGCCAAGTGTTACAGGCGGTCTTGGTGTTGCAAATCTCTTTACACAAAAAGAGTTCCAGATCAATGCGAAAGAGTTCTTGTTTGAGAGCGGCGTAATGATGGGCGAAGATGTTGTTAATCTTATTACGGGTAAACCATTTAAAGTTCAAACATTGGATGAGAGTAAAATTACAGAAGAAGCAACACGTTCATGGTATAAAGATAACGCTGCATACCATCCTTATGAAGGTCGTCAAGAGCCTAACTATACAGGTTTCAAAGATGCTCAAACCATTAATGACAAAGGCGTACTTGCTCCAACGAAAGTTATCGATGAAAACGGTAAATATACTTGGGTAAAAGCACCTCGTTATGATGGCAAACCACTTCAAGTTGGACCATTAGCAAACATCGTTATTAACTATGCACTTGGCAACAAGCGTGTTAAAGTTGTTGTAGATCAATTCTTGAAAGATACAGGTCTTCCAATTACTGCAGTTGCTTCAACACTTGGTCGTACAGCATGTCGTATGATTGAAGCTAAAGTCATTGCTGACAATGGTTTGGAAGCATTTAACGCGTTGATTAAAAACCTTAAAGTCGATGATTCAACATGTACAAGTTACAAAATTGATAAAAACAAAGAGTACAAAGGTCGCTACATTGGTCACGTACCACGTGGTGTTCTAAGTCACTGGGTTAAAATCAAAAATGGTGTGATCGAAAACTACCAAGCAGTTGTTCCAAGTACATGGAATGCAAGTCCAAAAGATGCTAAAGGTGTTAGAGGATCGTATGAAGAGTCTTTAATTGGCTTAAAGATCACTGATCTTTCTCAACCGCTTGAAATTGTAAGAATCATCCACTCTTATGATCCATGTCTTGCATGTGCTGTACATGTTATGGATACAAAAGGTAATGAGATGAGCAGTTATAAGGTCAATGTTAACGGCGCATCTTGCTAAAAGCGAAAGGGAGTCTAACAATGAAAAGAGATATAGAATTTGAGTTCTCAGCAGGGCTTCGTTGGACGCACTGGCTTAGAGCAATTGCTATTTTTGTATTAACGGTGACAGGGTTCTATTTAACCTATGTATTCATCGCTCCTGAAGCATCGGATGAGCCTATCCTCTTCTTGAATGCAAAGTTCAGAATGTGGCATGAAATCGCAGGGTTTTTGCTTATTGCAATTACCCTTTTTAAAACCTACCTCTTTTTCGCTGATCGTATCAGTTCAAAAGAGAGAGTATCGTTTTTAGATTTTATTAGTCCAAAAATATGGTTTCAACAGCTTAAATATTACCTTTTTATGGGGGAACACCCTCATTTAAGAGGTGTTTATAATCCGTTGCAATTTGTAGCATACGTTGGTCTTTATGCAATGATTTTTATCATTAGCTTAACAGGATTAATTTTGTATGTTCACTGTTATCAAGGTGGTGGCATTGGTCTTTTCT is a window from the Sulfurospirillum oryzae genome containing:
- a CDS encoding TerB family tellurite resistance protein, which translates into the protein MKLKTEEKFAFLQLAQYVAKQDGEYGPKEREVIDEYCTEMGIENIEINLEHFVLEDTLTVFRSAQSQKIAALALMVLVHIDDQFGIYEHKIMDKIAQKFHLGEKEMHLFSMWGKMGSSLYEQALVFTAV
- the cybH gene encoding Ni/Fe-hydrogenase, b-type cytochrome subunit; translation: MKRDIEFEFSAGLRWTHWLRAIAIFVLTVTGFYLTYVFIAPEASDEPILFLNAKFRMWHEIAGFLLIAITLFKTYLFFADRISSKERVSFLDFISPKIWFQQLKYYLFMGEHPHLRGVYNPLQFVAYVGLYAMIFIISLTGLILYVHCYQGGGIGLFLYDYMRPIEAMLGGLSMVREIHHIVMWGILIFLPIHIYMAIFNSIMGKEGSMDAIISGYKFHKQHKH
- a CDS encoding glucose-6-phosphate isomerase, with product MKNSLYFNIKVEEGIFDKIVAEQKTIGYYALPDQDISALLNYLEEFKAKNDYDAIKDVAIIGIGGSSLGPKAIFRALQGIRDFDKRLHLFESTDPASIRSTLNKLDIKNTHFFVISKSGTTIETISVYKYVLSLLKAKDISLDYRFTFVTDDGSKLEAHAKTFNSFVLHIPVNVGGRFSVLSAAGLAPLLLVGVDIQRLLDGAKAIKKSFFEDGYIKETLMKKATYYAKNSMHYNINTLFAYSESLDCFTDWYVQLWGESLGKKQRHSSFNVGLTPVGLIGPKDQHSFLQLIVEGLRDKSVTVLKIENFDDKIKIPAITLKELENLDLMNGIAFCDLINMQADSTIEALLDKKDIPIDTITLQHIDEENIGKLIFYYELLTSLVGQMMNVNTYDQPGVESGKKILEGKLLEEKKNTGKKAH
- a CDS encoding hydrogenase; the protein is MSRKSSIVWLQGLTCNGNSHSFLNYPQMASFAASFEMLYHPLICGAQSFETLLQSDEPFDFLILEGALSHDERLLQRFNTPFYEILDNFASRAKHIICAGSCASFGGIFRLRDPELISGALFNGKERGGYWLEKRNVINIPGCPVHPRWLVETLLELHQGNQLLLDELLRPKEIFAYLAHHGCLRNEYFEWKVDSKQLGEREGCLFYEHGCQGPMSHANCNKILWNSVSSKTRAGSPCLGCTEFDFPHMALFETQKNMSLPQTPFGISKRAYYSLAGIAKSFKIERLEKKLIDEDH
- a CDS encoding nickel-dependent hydrogenase large subunit, with protein sequence MSKRIVVDPITRIEGHLRVEVIVDDNNVVTEAYSSSTLWRGIETILKGRDPRDAGFMVQRICGVCTYSHYKAGIMAVEDALGIEPPLNAKLTRTLMNNALFLHDHVVHFYHLHGLDWVDVVSALKADPRKAAEEAFKYTDAPIACGADILMATQKRVAEFVKKGNLGPFANAYWGHATYKLTPEQNLIAVSHYLKALELQRTVAQMMAIFGAKQPHPQSLTVGGVTCVMDLQSPSRLGEYMTKFKEIADFVNRAYYPDVVMAGKAYAGEPSVTGGLGVANLFTQKEFQINAKEFLFESGVMMGEDVVNLITGKPFKVQTLDESKITEEATRSWYKDNAAYHPYEGRQEPNYTGFKDAQTINDKGVLAPTKVIDENGKYTWVKAPRYDGKPLQVGPLANIVINYALGNKRVKVVVDQFLKDTGLPITAVASTLGRTACRMIEAKVIADNGLEAFNALIKNLKVDDSTCTSYKIDKNKEYKGRYIGHVPRGVLSHWVKIKNGVIENYQAVVPSTWNASPKDAKGVRGSYEESLIGLKITDLSQPLEIVRIIHSYDPCLACAVHVMDTKGNEMSSYKVNVNGASC
- a CDS encoding TetR/AcrR family transcriptional regulator; the protein is MDKKRRKSEKILEAALMLFSTQGFYATTIPDIAKAMGMSVGNIYNYFSSKELLAKEIIKYSSDILGAEIRTVNEEECPIKEKIRKIVAVYFEMASSKPQHINYFLRVYLANKEVFKDGCEGMLCVSSFVTELMIFFEDGVSKKELRNQDFFSAFGLFMGYLGGFVFLNGEGVLDKDLRHYVDDISLNIYNALKQ
- a CDS encoding hydrogenase small subunit, with the translated sequence MEHAKLYERLAERLSNLEKFPRIKEEKSIAALMEEHGISRRDFMKWAAGVTAMLSLPSEFTPLMAQAAELTDRLPVVWLHMAECTGCSESLLRTDAPTIDSLIFDHISLEYHETLMVAAGWQAEHNLESAIEKYKGKFILMVEGGIPAGSSEFFLTVGPHGQTGQKSAQKAADAAAAIFAIGSCSSFGGIQAAHPNPTNAQPLSKVTNKPVINVPGCPPSEKNIVGNVLHYILFGTLPALDAYNRPKWAYGLRIHDLCERRGHFDAGEFVQEFGDAGAKKGFCLYKVGCKGPYTFNNCSRERFNQHTSWPVQAGHGCIGCSEPGFWDNMGPFEEPLGDRLYHTVYGEGADKTADKVGVALLTATAVGIAAHAAIAAVKGSGKTEE
- a CDS encoding nickel-dependent hydrogenase large subunit, with the protein product MKITKEIIQRIEGEATLELEWENERVNFAKIKFFNYRGIEEILQKRPLLDALVLTPRVCGICSHSHAMASVLAMESLLANTGEVLHVSQKAKDIREIALNAEKIHNHIKWYFFTILPELKKIADPSYEGNAFKEKLWYHAQQAVMESLSMGSHFSGQWPHGSFVMPGGVTCDPLKSDVINALGYLDRVIAFCEEHLYGMELEEFLSFDSALQVMSAPCALAYGIDEMLKYGFDSLGRSYDRFLALGESFMYEGALKASKTTVLSADIKYVHESLDHTFFADKYKGYTYSKSALYKKSYFEVGPLARLMVAKEPLMRDFHRRFKDAVLTRVVARVIECAHLLSRTKTLLLELNLKEPSFSPPKQDIHTLSGEGMGVIEAPRGTLIHQVSAHHGMIKSYNIITPTVWNLGNGDRDNPATAQKALIGLNSFTKADFILKSFDVCSVCTTQ